GGAAAACCATTGGAACAATGAACGAATTTTCTAAACTGTCTAGAATTAAAGAAAATCCAAAAAAATATCCTCTCCAAAGAACAATGCTTTTAGAATTATTGACTGATCACGAAATCTTAATAAGTGAATTACGAAAAGATATAGACAAATCTGCTGATATAAACCACGATGTTGGAACTGCCGATTTGTTCACAAAAATATTACAACAACACGAGACAAATGCTTGGATATTGAGAAGATATTTAGCTTAGTCAATTTAGTTGAATTAATTTTTTGGTTGGTTAAATGGTTGTCCT
The Flavobacterium sp. 5 DNA segment above includes these coding regions:
- a CDS encoding Dps family protein, whose amino-acid sequence is MIPKIGITEDHLLKANSLLSVVLSDEMTLYIKTRKFHWNVTGESFMELHKLFEAQYTELEIIIDEIAERIGKLGGKTIGTMNEFSKLSRIKENPKKYPLQRTMLLELLTDHEILISELRKDIDKSADINHDVGTADLFTKILQQHETNAWILRRYLA